The Ignavibacteriales bacterium genomic interval TAAATTGCCCCAACCTTTGTCTTTTACTTCTTGTATAGAATAACTAAACACTTCTGCTAGACTTTCTTCACAATCTATCTCAAAAGTAATGGGATCAATTTCATAAACACCGGCTTTGCTAGCTTTGATAACCATTTCATACTTTTTTGCGCGCATCACTAATTTTTTGTTGCAACTTATAATTGGCTAATCCCAACTCTATCGATCGTATAAGGTTATCAATTTCGAATGGAAATGAAAAATATGCGGTTGGATTTGTAGACTTAGCTTTATTATAAGATTCTTTGTCATCATCATGAGAAAGATAAATAACCGGAATGTCTAATTGTTGTTTGATCTCTGAAACTGCTTCAATTCCGGAAAATTTAGTATTAAGATTTACACTTATAACAATAAAATCAGGATAGGATTCTAACGCGAGTGAAACAACAGATTTAATTTCTGTTTTTGATACAACAACAGAGAAACCGGAATTAATAAGTTTTGATTCCAGATTTTTTACAGCACTATTTTCCTGTACGCATATCAGGATTTTTTCTTGACTCATAAAGACTCTTAATAATTAGAGATACTGTGAGAAATAGTTACGAAGAAATAAAATATTAATCAAACTATATTGTAAAGTTATAAATGTTATTCTATTAAAACACGTAAGTTTTTTAAATCATTTTTCTCTGTTTTAAACCTTGCAATCCTTGTAAACCGCCTGTATGGATTGCAACAATTGTGCTGTTTAACGGGAAAAAATTATTCTTAATTAAATCATAAATCCCATAAAACATTTTGCCTGTATATATTGGCTCAATGGGGATGTTATGCTGTTCTTCAAAACTATTGCAAAACTTGTTTAGCTTGTTGTTTGTTTTTGCGTATCCTCCAAAGTGATAATCCAGATTTATCTGAAAATTGTTCAGTTTGTCTTTTTGATAATATGATAGAAGAGTGCGAATGTTTTTGTAAAGAAATTCTCCACCTTTAAGAACAGAAAAACCAAGAGCAAAAGATTTTGAATCCAATCCTAAAACTAATCCGGCAAGTGTGCCGCCGGTACCGCACGCAGAACAAATAAAATTAAAATCAGTTGTAATGCTGGGAATAATTTCCGCACAGCCTTTTATTGCAAGATGATTTGATCCCCTTCCGGAATTAAATAAAAATCTTCAAATTTATTTTTAAATTCATCAACAATGTATTTATCGTATTTATTTCTATAAGACTTTCTATCTATGTATTCTAAAATCATTCCATTTTCTTTGGCAAAGTTTAATGTCGGATTAAGTGGTAAATGTTCTTCACCGCGAATAACTCCGATTGTCTTAAATCCATATTTTTTACCTGCGGCGGCAGTTGCGTGAGTGTGATTTGAATAGGCGCCACCAAATGTCAGCAGTGTTTTATAACCAAGCTTTTCAGCTTCTATTAGATTGTATTTTAGTTTATAAAATTTATTACCGGAAATAAAATCATCAGTGAGATCTTCTCGCTTTACAAAAAATCTAATCTGTTTCTGTTCAAATAACGGATCAAAGATTTCTGTAAGTGGAGTTGTAGGATTTTCTATTATCATTAATTCTAATTTAACTATTCAATTAAAATTAACTATAGATTAAATTAAAAAATCAGTAAACCAAATTTTTTATATAAAAAAACCCGACCCAATTTTGTAATCAGGACGGGTAAGGGTAGAATTCCTAAAAAGATCTATGATCTACTTATCTGTTTTGGAGGGTTATGCACTATCTTCCTAATCGTGTCAAATTGAAGATAAGGATATTCTGCCCTTAATGTATCAATCGCATCACCGGTTCTAATTTTTTGCGAGCGCAATGTTTTAAATCTTCTGCGAATAATATAATCTCTTACTGAACGATCATTAATTAAACCGCGACTGTTCAGTAATTCCCAAATCTCATCGCTAATAAGATCGGCTAATGGATTAGAAATTGTTTTTGGATATATGATGTTTTCCATAACATCCTCCTCGTTGTTGGTTAGTATAGATTTTATTCGGTCGTTTTCTGGTTTCATAATACTTTAATTGGCTTAAAAAATCTCAGGGTCAATTTCTGGGATAAAAGTGCAAAATTATTGATAGGCGCGCAACAGCATAGATATGCGGTTTTTTAGTTATGATCGATTAAAAAATCAGGATTAATACATAATTATGTGGAAATTGAGGGCACTTAAAAACTTGATCAAGTAAAACCAGTTTGAAATAGCCACGACTTTTAAGTTGTGGGATAGGTATAAGCTAAAGCCCAAAGTAAAGTTGTTAACCTTTGTCCCCGACTTAAAAGTCATGGCAATTTAAAGTAATGTAACAGAATCTGAAAGTCGTGGCAATTCATTTTGAACAGATTGGATAATTTGATTTCCTAAATAATCTTTTTTCTAATTGCTTTTGCAACAGCTTCGGATTGTGAGTGAACGTGGAGTTTTTTGTAGATGTTTCTGATGTGATGTCGAACTGTATCAACACTAATAAAAAGTGTCTCCGCAATTTCCTGGTAGTTATATCCATCGGATAAAAGATTAAGCACACCTATTTCTCTATCACTTAAATCATAATTCTGAGTTTCACGAGTAATACTTTTGCCTTCTTTAAAAGCTGTTATTACTTGTCGCGCAATTCTGGAGCTCATTGGTGATCCGCCATCGTTAGCATCTTTTATTGCCTCAAGTAATCTTGCCGGTGGAGTTTTTTTTACTAGATAACCGCAAGCACCGGCACAAAGCGCATCAAACACAAATTCACTTTCTTCATAAACGGTTAACATAAGAATGCTTAGATCCGGATTTTTTGTAACAGCAGATTTTGCTCCATCAATTCCATTCATTCCGGGTAACCCAATATCCATAAGTACAACATTTATCGGCAGCGAACCGATCTTTGGTAAAAATGATTCCACATCACCAAATGAACCAATACATTTATAACCTTCGGTTCCATTAATTAATGCTGCTAGTCCTTCTCTAATAGTTGTGTTATCTTCTACAATTGCTACGTTGATCATTGTTTAAAAAGTACTTTAAGTTTATTTGTTAAACCGGATTTACCAATAAATCTAATAGAAGTTCCACTATTTATTGATGACTTAATTTTTATTTTTCCGTTGATCTGATCAGCCCTGTTTTCCATATTTTTTAACCCGTTGCCTTTAGACAGCAGTGATTCGTCAAATCCAATTCCATCATCATTTAAGATAATTTCCAAAACATCATTTCTTAAATTCGCTTCCAGTGTAATGCGTTTACATTTACTGTGTTTAATTGAGTTATTAATTGCTTCCTTAAAAATTAAGTAAAGATTTTGTTTTACCTCCATTGGCAGCTTCACATCGTTTAGCTTTTCAAGATTTTTTGTTTTAAAAGATATTTCGACCGAGTTGAGTAACTCACTGTAAGTATCTTTTAATCTTATAATCAAATCGTGTAAAGAATCACGACTTGGATTTACCACCCAGACAATATCACTCATGCTATCAACAAGTTTTCTTGAAATATCGCAAATGTTTTTTAACTCGCTGTTTGAGTTTATTTCGCCAAAATTATTTTTTCTTGATGCAACTTCGCTTAAGATTGAAATCTCCGTTAAACCTGAACCAATATTATCATGTAAATCTGCAGCAAGTTTAGATTTTAATTTTTCAATTGCAAGCAAGTTTTTAATCCTTATTGTGCTTAGATAATACAAAAACGAAGCCAATAGAA includes:
- a CDS encoding response regulator transcription factor; the protein is MINVAIVEDNTTIREGLAALINGTEGYKCIGSFGDVESFLPKIGSLPINVVLMDIGLPGMNGIDGAKSAVTKNPDLSILMLTVYEESEFVFDALCAGACGYLVKKTPPARLLEAIKDANDGGSPMSSRIARQVITAFKEGKSITRETQNYDLSDREIGVLNLLSDGYNYQEIAETLFISVDTVRHHIRNIYKKLHVHSQSEAVAKAIRKKII
- a CDS encoding response regulator; translated protein: MSQEKILICVQENSAVKNLESKLINSGFSVVVSKTEIKSVVSLALESYPDFIVISVNLNTKFSGIEAVSEIKQQLDIPVIYLSHDDDKESYNKAKSTNPTAYFSFPFEIDNLIRSIELGLANYKLQQKISDARKKV